Below is a genomic region from Mesorhizobium sp..
TTCAGCCGCTTTCCGGCCGGCTATGTCGTGACAGCGAAGGACGTCGAGGAACAACTCTCCGCCATAGGGCATGAGCTGCAGCCACTCGACATCGTGCTGGTCCACACACGCGGCGCATCGCGCTATGGCGAAGTCGACTACGGCGATGCCCATTGTGGCATGGGCCGCGAGGCGACCCTCTACCTGACCCAGCGCGGCATTCGCGTAGTCGGCACTGACGGCTTCGGCTGGGACGCGCCCTTCGCGTCGATGACCGAGAACTACCGCAGGACTAGCGACAAGTCGGTTCTCTGGGAGGGCCACAAGGCCGGAATCGAGATCGGCTACTTCCAGATGGAAAAGCTGATCAATCTCGACCAGCTGCCGCCGAAGGGATTCAGGGTCATCTGTTTCCCGATCAAGATCCGTGGAGCGTCGGCTGCCTGGGTGAGACCTGTTGCTCTGATCGAGGAGGTGGTGTCATGAGGCTGGTGACGTTCCGCAGGAGGAACGGCGAGACCGCCATCGGTGCACTGTGTGACGCCGACCGGTCGATTGTCGATTTCGCCGAAGCCCATGCCCGAACCGGAGCCGGTCCCGCCAGGTGGTTCGGCGATATGCTTGCTCTGATGGACGGTGGCGATGCAGCCCTGGACGCGGCACGCACGCTTGTTGAGTGTGCCGTACGCGGTGAGCTGGGTCCGCTCGTCGAGACGAGCACCGTCGAGTTGATGGCGCCGGTGCCCGTTCCCCGCAGCATCCGCGACTGCCTGAGCTTCGAGAAGCACTTTCGCCAGGCGCGCGAGGGGAGGATGCGAGCGCTCGTGGCAAAGGCCAAGGATCCGGTGGCTGCGGAGGCCGAGTTGCGCGCGTCGGGACGCTTCGAAATCCCGAAAACGTGGTACGAACTACCCCTCTATTACAAAGCCAACCGCTTCTCCGTCGTCGGCACCGGCACCGATCTCATCATGCCATCCTACTCGAAGGAGATGGACTACGAGCTCGAATTCGGAGTCTTCCTGAAGGGACCCCTCAAGTCCGTGAAGGCTGAGCGCGCCCGAGAACACATTTTTGGCTACACGATCTTCAACGACATGTCCGCGCGCGACATTCAGTCGATCGAGGTGCCCTGCGGCATGGGGCCGGCAAAGAGCAAGGATTTCGACACGGGAAACGTCATGGGCCCCTGTCTGGTGACAGCCGACGAGATCCCCGACCCCTATGCGCTCGAAATGGAAGTCTACGTGAATGGCGAGCTCCGCGGCTCGGGGAACTCGCGCGACATGTACCATTCCTTCGAGGCGATGATCGAGCGGATGAGCGACCACGAGACGCTTCATACGGGCGAGTTCATTGCATCGGGCACGGTCGGCGACGGGTCGGGCGTCGAGCACGACACCTACCTCGAGCATGGCGACCTGATCGAGATGACCGTCGAGAAGATCGGCACGCTGCGCAATCGCGCCATACGCCTGTGAGCGAGCGGGAGGTTGAGATGGTTGAAAATGCCGGAGCATCGCATGCACCTGTCGCGATACTCGGCGCTGCCGGTCTGACCGGACAGTTCCTGGTTGGGGCTCTCAGGCAACTCGGGATCGCGGTGCGCGCCGTCGTGCGGCGACCGGATTATAGCTCCAAGCTGCCGGAAGGGACGGATGTCGCGATGGCGGATCTCGACGATCCCGAAGCGCTTGTGGCGGCGATCCGAGGCTGCGCGTCGGTCTACTTGATACCGCCGTCCTTCAATCCCGGTGAGGAGCGTTTCGCCAGGAACACCATGGCGGCAATGACGCGGGCCGGCGTCGAGCGTCTCGTCTATCATTCGGTCCTTCACGCTCACACGCCCGGCATGCCGCACCACGAACGCAAGTCGCGGGTCGAGCTGTCGATCCGTGAAAGTGAACTCGCCTGGACGATCCTGCAGCCGGCGATGTACGTGCAGACGGTGCTGTCCTTCCTGTCGGAA
It encodes:
- a CDS encoding cyclase family protein; the encoded protein is MRFIDLAVTLDNSPIYPENHRPRIDYFDHEAPFHNGAWEAAFPGVAAEALPEGQSWATERVHLGTHTGTHMDSPWHYHPTTDHATKDGPRKSPGIDEVPLDWCYRPAVKLDFSRFPAGYVVTAKDVEEQLSAIGHELQPLDIVLVHTRGASRYGEVDYGDAHCGMGREATLYLTQRGIRVVGTDGFGWDAPFASMTENYRRTSDKSVLWEGHKAGIEIGYFQMEKLINLDQLPPKGFRVICFPIKIRGASAAWVRPVALIEEVVS
- a CDS encoding fumarylacetoacetate hydrolase family protein, producing MRLVTFRRRNGETAIGALCDADRSIVDFAEAHARTGAGPARWFGDMLALMDGGDAALDAARTLVECAVRGELGPLVETSTVELMAPVPVPRSIRDCLSFEKHFRQAREGRMRALVAKAKDPVAAEAELRASGRFEIPKTWYELPLYYKANRFSVVGTGTDLIMPSYSKEMDYELEFGVFLKGPLKSVKAERAREHIFGYTIFNDMSARDIQSIEVPCGMGPAKSKDFDTGNVMGPCLVTADEIPDPYALEMEVYVNGELRGSGNSRDMYHSFEAMIERMSDHETLHTGEFIASGTVGDGSGVEHDTYLEHGDLIEMTVEKIGTLRNRAIRL
- a CDS encoding SDR family oxidoreductase, with translation MVENAGASHAPVAILGAAGLTGQFLVGALRQLGIAVRAVVRRPDYSSKLPEGTDVAMADLDDPEALVAAIRGCASVYLIPPSFNPGEERFARNTMAAMTRAGVERLVYHSVLHAHTPGMPHHERKSRVELSIRESELAWTILQPAMYVQTVLSFLSEDRAALRPPFNPDRPFNVIAPADLVGAVARVLRDPATTYGTFEIAGGERLSIREMAAELGTVLGRSIGIGMADLETQVATRAARRGWSEPQQAEYRAMLAYYDRFGLPGNGLTLEMLLGRRPTTFAGAARALLGA